The stretch of DNA ATAGCTCCAGGAGCCAGAAGTTACGTGCATGGCAGCCCTCGATAAGAAATCTCTCAGCGAACGTGACATTTGTACGAAGTTCATCACGCCGGCGGTGAAGCAGGCTGGATGGGATGAGCTGTCGCAGATTCGCGAAGAGGTCGGCTTTACTAAAGGCCGCATCATCGTTCGTGGCAAACTCGTTACCCGCGGAAAAGCCAAGCGCGCCGACTATATCCTCTACTACAAGCCGAATATCCCCATCGCCCTCATCGAGGCGAAAGACAATAGCTATCCCGTCGGCGGTGGTATGCAGCAGGGGCTGGAATATGCCGCGACGTTGGATATTCCCTTTGTCTTTTCATCGAACGGTGACGCCTTTGTCTTTCACGACCGAACAGGCCAGAGCGAGAAGCGAGAAGTTGAACTCTCGTTGGATGCCTTTCCCACACCTGATGCCCTCTGGCAAAAGTATCGTGATTGGAAGGGCCTGGTGCCGGCTCAGGAAGAGATCGTCCTTCAGAACTACCACGACGATGCGAGTGGCAAGGAACCGCGCTACTACCAGCGCATCGCCATCAACAAAACTATCGAGGCCATTGCCAAAGGTCGGAATCGCCTCCTCCTGGTCATGGCCACCGGAACCGGCAAGACCTACACGGCCTTTCAGATCATCTGGCGTCTGTGGAAAGCCAAGCGCAAGAAACGCATCCTCTACCTCGCGGATCGTAACGTCCTGATCGACCAGACCATGGTCAATGACTTCCGCCCCTTCGGAAAAACGATGGCCAAGCTCAGCACCAGCTCCAAGACTATTGAGCGTGAGGACGGCAACACCGTTGAGCTACCGCTTGCTGTGGACAAGAAGCACCGGCGAATCGACACTTCCTACGAGATCTACCTCGGGCTCTATCAAGCCATCACCGGGCCGGAGGACAGCCAAAAACTGTTCCGGGAACTCTCGAGGGATTTCTTCGACCTCATCGTGATCGACGAATGCCACCGCGGCAGCGCCGCGGCGGACTCTGCCTGGCGGGAAATTCTTGACCACTTCTCCAGCGCCACCCAGATCGGTCTCACCGCAACGCCGAAGGAAACCGAGTACGTCTCCAACATCCACTACTTCGGCAAGCCCGTGTACAGTTATTCGCTGAAGGAAGGCATCCGCGACGGCTTCCTGGCTCCCTATAAAGTGGTGAAAGTCCACCTCGATGTAGACGTGGAAGGTTACCGGCCGGCCAAGGGAGAGACAGATAAATACGGCCAGGAGATCGAAGATCGCATCTATAACCAGAAGGACTACGATCGAAGCCTGGTGATCGACGAGCGGACCAAACGTGTAGCCCGCAAAGTGACCGAGTTCTTAAAGGAAAGCGGCGACCGGTTTCAGAAAACCATCGTCTTCTGCGTAGACGTGGAGCACGCCGCGCGGATGCGTCAGGCGCTCATCAATGAAAACGCCGATCTTGTGCAGCAGAACGAGCGCTACATCATGCGCATCACAGGCGATGACGCGGAAGGCTGCGCCCAGCTCGGCAACTTCATTGATCCGGAGGCGAGGCACCCGGTGATCGTAACGACCTCACGGCTGCTTTCCACCGGCGTCGATGCCCAAACGTGCCGCTTGATCGTGCTCGACCGTGAGGTTGGCTCGATGACCGAGTTCAAGCAGATCGTCGGGCGCGGGACGCGCGTGCATGAGGACACCAAGAAGTACTATTTCACTCTGATCGACTTTCGAAAGGCCACGAACCATTTTGCCGACTCAGACTTCGACGGCGAGCCGGTACAGATCTACGAACCGGGGCAGAATGATCCGGTCGCGCCACCCGACAATGTGCTCCCTTCGACTGATCCGGAAGACCCGATCCCGCCGAATCCCGGTGAGGACGAACGAGTCGTCGTCGATCCCGCCAAGCCGGACATCACCATCCCGCCCGGCGGGACTCAACCACGCAAGTACTACATTCATGGCGACGAGGTCAGCGTCATCGCGGAGCGGGTCGAGTATCTCGATGAATCGGGCAAGCTCGTGACTGAAACCCTGCGCGACTACTCGAAGAACACCCTTAGGAAGCGTTATGCCAGCCTCACGGCCTTTCTCAAACAGTGGAACAGCACCGAGCGCAAGCAGGCCATCATCGAGGAATTGGAGCAAGAAGGCATGATGCTCGAACCATTGGCCGATGAAGTGGGAAAGGATCTCGATCCTTTCGATCTCATCTGCCACGTGGCCTTTGACCAGCCGCCACTGACGAGACGTGAACGAGTAGAGAACGTCCGAAAGAGAGATATCTTTACCAAGTACGGCAAGCAAGCCCGGGCCGTGCTGGAAGCGTTGCTTCAAAAATACCAGGACGAAGGCGTCACGAGCCTGGATGATCCGCACATTCTCAAGATTTCGCCGTTCGATGCCATGGGTACGCCGATTGAGTTACTCAAGACTTTCGGCGGACGGCCCGGCTTTGAACAGGCGGTCCATGAACTACAATCCGCACTCTATCAGGGAGCTGCCTAACTCATGTCCGTTCGCAACACCGTTAAATCCATTCAAGACATCATGCGCCAGGACAGCGGTGTCGATGGCGACGCGCAGCGTATCTCTCAGCTTTGCTGGATGTTTTTTCTGAAGATCATCGATGACCAGGATCTCGAACTCGAAGCGATGCAGAAGGACTACCGTTCGCCGATTCCGAAGAAGTTCCAGTGGCGCACCTGGGCGGCCAATCCCGAGGGCATCACCGGCGAGCCGCTCATGGCCTTCGTCAACAATGAGCTGTTTCCTTCGCTGAAAGAGTTAACCGGTAAGGACGGTCGCCGTCGTGTTGTGCGGGATGTCTTTGAAGACGCCTACAACTATATGAAGTCCGGCCAGCTCATGCGGCAGGTGCTCAACAAGATCAACGCCATCGATTTCAACAGCCTGACCGAACGCCAACACTTCGGCGACATCTATGAGCAGATCCTGGCCGATCTCCAGAGCGCCGGCAACGCGGGCGAGTACTACACGCCCCGCGCCGTCACCGCTTTCATGGCCGACCGGATCGACCCGCATCCGGGCGAGATTCTGCTCGACCCGGCCTGTGGGACCGGCGGCTTCCTCACCTGCGCCATCCGCCATATGCGCGAGCGCTACGTCAAGAAACCGGCGGACGAGAAGAAGATGCAGGAGGCCCTGCGGGCTTGCGAGAAAAAGCAGCTGCCGCACATGCTCTGCGTGACCAACATGCTGTTGCACAACATCGAAGACCCGTCCTTCGTGCGCCACGACAACACCCTCGCCAGGCCCTACATCAGCTACGGCCAAGCCGATCGCGTGGACATTGTCCTGACCAATCCGCCCTTCGGCGGCAAGGAAGAAGACGGGATCGAAAGCAACTTCCCCAAACACTTTCAGACACGCGAGACAGCGGATTTGTTTCTCGCCCTCATCGTGCGGCTGCTCAAAGCGGGTGGCCGTGCTGCCGTGGTGCTGCCGGACGGCTCGCTGTTCGGCGAAGGGGTGAAGACCAGGCTCAAAGAACATCTGATGGAGGAGTGCAACCTCCACACGATTGTCCGTCTCCCCAACAGCGTGTTCAAACCCTACGCCAGCATCGGGACGAACCTCTTGTTCTTCGAGAAGGGCGAGCCGACCAAAGAGATCTGGTTTTACGAGCATCGCATTCCCGACGGGCAGAAGGCCTATTCGATGACGAAGCCGATCCGCTTCGAGCATCTGAAGCCCTGTATCGAATGGTGGGGGGGAGCGAAACGGAAAGGCCGCAAAAAAACGGAAGCAGCCTGGAAGGTGACCGCCGATGAAGTCAAAGCCCGCAGCTATAACCTAGATTTCAAAAACCCGCACACCGTCGCGGACGACCATGGCGATCCGGAAGAACTGCTGGCGAAGCTCAATGAAGCAGAGAAGGAAACCAGTCTGCTTCGAGACCAGCTCAAGGCCATTCTGGAAAAGGCCCTGCTGCGATGAATGCGATGCAACTTCTTTCTCATTTTGACCGCATCTGCGAAGCGCCCGATGCCATCCCGCGCCTGCGTCGCTTTATCCTCGACCTCGCCATTCTGGGAAAGCTAGTTATGCAGGATCAAAAGGAGGAACCGGCATCTGAACTGCTCAAACGGATTCAATGTAATAAGGCTATTGCAGGTTTTGGTAGGCAGCCCAAGAAGCTGCAATCAAGTGGAGGCAGCTCGCCGTTTGGTATTCCGGCCAGTTGGGAATGGACAAGACTTGGGACTATCGCTGACAAACTTACAGATGGCTCACATAATCCCCCCAATGATGCTGGTAAGGGATTTCCGATGCTCAGCAGTCAGAATGTTCTTGAAGGCTCAGTGAGTTTTAACAATCCATCAAGATATCTTTCAGACGCTGATTTCAAATTAGAAGATGCAAGGACCCGAATCACTACAGGAGACGTTCTTCTAACGATCGTTGGATCAATCGGACGATCTGCAGTGGTTCCTCATCATGCTCCTAAGTTTGCTCTACAGCGAAGCGTTGCAGTAATTCGGACCCAGTTACTTCCGGATTTTCTTTCCCTGCAACTCAGAAGCCCGACTGTGAAGATGTACTTCGATGAACATGGAAAGGGTACCGCCCAAAAAGGTATATACCTGGGTAAACTAGCCGAGTGTCCTATTTCGGTTCCTCCCCTCGCTGAGCAGCACCGCATCGTCGCCAAGGTGGAAGAACTGATGGCGCTCTGTGATCGGTTGGAGACAGCGCAGGCGGAGCGGGAGAGCCGCCGGGATCGGCTGGTGGCTTCGTCTCTGCATTGGTTGAACAATGGCGCAGATCCCGACGCTTTCCGCAAGCACGCCCGCTTCTACTTTAACCACCTCCCGTGCCTGACTATGAAATCTCAACACATCCAGCAACTCCGCCAAACCATCCTCAACCTCGCCGTCCGCGGGAAACTCGTTCCCCAGGACCCGCACGATGAATCTGCATCTGTACTGCTGAAGCGTATCTCGGCTGAGAAAACGAAGTTGGCGAAGGAGGGAAAGCGAAAAAGGGATCTTGAACTTGCTCCGGTAGATGATATGCAAGCACCTTTTGCTCTGCCTCCTTCCTGGATCTGGACACGGTTTCCAGAGCTTGGAGTCTTTGGCAGAGGGAAATCGAAACACCGTCCACGCAACGACCGAACCTTGTTCGATGGCGGCACTCACAGGCTCATCCAAACTGGCGATGTTGCTCGATCTAAGGGTGTTATTGAAACCTATACGAGCAAATATAATGATATTGGACTTGCACAGAGTATGAAGTGGCCCCAAGGCACTTTGTGCATCACCATAGCGGCGAACATCGCTGATAGCGGCATCTTGAGCTTCGACGCCTGCTTCCCAGATAGCGTTGTTGGCTTCATACCTGCCTCTCAATTTCCAAGTGCTAAATATTTTGAGTATTTTCTTCGGACTGCGAAAACCGACTTGCTTGCGTTCGCACCTGCCACGGCGCAGAAGAACATCAATCTGGAAATTCTGAATGCAGTTCTGATCCCACTGCCACCACTCGACGAACAACAACGCATCGTTGCTAAAGTGGACGAACTGATGGCCCTCTGCGACAAGCTGGAAGCGCAGCTCACCACCACCCAAACCGAAAGCCACCGCCTCCTCGAAGCTGTGTTACATGAGGCGATAGAGCAGACAGCTTGATTTAAAGGGTTCTCATGCCAAGAAGACAGACGAAGGATCAAGCCTCGGGCTTAACATATGCAGAAGTGCGGGAACGTATTGGTGACACACGATCATATCTGCTACTTGGAAATGGATTTAGCATCGCCTGCAGCAGGATGTTTAAATATAGTAGCCTTTATGAATCGGCTGTTGTGGCGGGCCTTAGTCCAAGGGCCCAGCTATTGTTTGACAAAATCGGGACAAATAACTTTGAGGGTGTAATGAGGCTTCTGGATCAGGCTGACTGGATCGCCCGTACTTACGGCCTAGTTCGAAAAGGTACGTCTGAGATGCTCCGGGATCTAGAGGTGATAAAACAAACACTGGTTGAGGCGGTCGCTACATCTCATCTCGAAACGCCAGGGGATATCGAAGAGTCGCGTAAACGCGCTGCAGCAGACTTCTTTTCTCCCTACCACATTGTATTCACGACCAACTATGATCTATTGCCGTATTGGGTAGTTATGGCGATGGGTGATCCTCCTCCGCTCGAAGATTGTTTTCGAGCAGACCAGGTTGAGCCGAGCGCCCCTTACCTTGTCTTCTCGCAAAGGTTAAAAGATCGCAGAGGATTACTATACCTGCATGGCGGTCTTCACCTCTTTATTGCCGAAGGCGAGTTAAGAAAACATAGTTGGACAAGAACAGGACGCCGCCTAACGGATCTAATAAGGGAAGGCCTAGAGGAGGGGCAATATCCACTATTTGTGGCAGAAGGAAGTCCTGACAAGAAGCTTCAACAAATCCAGGCAAACGGATACCTCTGGTACTGCATGGAAAAGCTACGGGCGATCCAGTCACCGTTGGTTATTTTCGGTCACAGTCTCGGTTCATCAGATGAACACATTGTGGACGCAATTGCTTCAAACATCGAACTACCGGAAGTGTACGTGAGTTTATACGGAGATCCTGAAGCAGACGTGAATGTTGCCATTAAAGCAGCTACGCAACAGATGATCATCAGAAGATCAAGATATTCTAAAAGACGCAAGTATCGTCCTCTACAAGCCTTCTTCTATTCAAGCGATTCAGTGCAGGTGTGGGGATAAGCAAGGTATGCGTCTGGCGAAGACGATGTAGCCGTAAATCTGAATAAAATGTATGTGTAAGGAGCCCGCATGGTCTGACTGCATGTAGTGATCCTAGTGCAACGGTTGCGCGATTCTTGTCTGCAGCCTAGAGAGCCCCTCTGAATTAAAGGTTACACTGCTGTAAAATAGGAGGATTTTGATATGGCTAGACAGTATGTCATGAATGCAACCCGGAAGAAGCAACAAGTGGTGTTGAACAAAAAGGCAAGAGCTGCGGTTCTTGGATTGAATTCATTTAAGAAGAAGTTGATCCAGCCTCTTCGTCCGCTCATGTGGGAATTTGACTGGAAAGTGCTGGAGGGTGCAATTCGTATCGTTCGGCAAGAACTACGGAATCAAACGTTAACACTTAAATAACAATTGAATAAGAAAATGCTCATGCTACTTAAACTGTGAAAGCTAGAACTTAATCTGACAGTTCGGTGGAGTCCTCACGTTCGCGGAAGGAGTGAGGACCATGACGACGGAACAGCAGATCATCAAGACCGGCCACTAAATTAGTGTCAGGTCTTGCAATCAAACAACCAGGCTGGCTCCCCTGCATCTCCCGTTAATGGTTGCCCTCAAGAGGTCGCTCTGCTTATAGCGGAGTCGTCTTCCTCTCCTTCATCGTTCTAGAAGTCACGGTCTGCAGATTTCATGAAGCCTTGAAGCCAGAGTGAGGAGTAACAATTATCCGTGATGCTTTGGGTCGCTTCCGCGGACGGCTCATATACTCCGACACCAAGAAGTGCTGGCATAGAGGCGGCGATTGAACGGGTGCTTCAATTGCCGGCAGAGGTGGAATGTCTCGCTCCGATCACACTCTCTATGTATTGTATGAGGTTTATGCGCAGAGGCTGGTCGGTGGGAAATGGCGCTGTGTCGTGTTAAGGTACCCTCCCGACGACGAGCTTCGTGGTCACGGCAGTCGAGTTTCTGGAAGTTCAGTTCTGCGATGCCCCAGGGTTCATGCGTCCCACGGCCTACGAGGCCGTCATGGAACGTGTGGCCGGGCAGGGGCATCTGTTGGGATTCAGGGTGCTTGGGGGCACTAAAAAAAACTCACCCTCTCGATGGAAGCTGAACTCATGACCGGCACAGAAGGCATGAGAGCTGGCTCCATCTAGTGTCCGACACTGACCAGCCGGGAGTCGTTGTATGGGTTTTCCCGCCGAACGCTCACTCCATCGTTGACGCCGTAGCCGATCTGGGAAAGCTCGAAGAGATCGGCCAGGCGTTCTCTGGATTTCAGAAGTACTTGTATCAAGCGCAAGTTCAAGCGGTGCCATGACCGCGATGCGAGCAATTGACGAACAACTGTGACGGTCGTAACTAGGAGTTCCAGATGTCAGATGTAGAAGATAAAGAAAAGCTAACGATGGTCGCTCAAGAGATCTTGCGACCATTGCCGGTAAAACTCAGAGGCCTTGCCAATGTTCGCACGGAGGTCAAGCTGAAGGAGTCCTACACCAAGGGGTGGCGGGTGGAGCTTGGATCTTTGAAACATCGAAGCCTCAGATTGGAAGTCTGGTTCTGCGAGTATCCCAAACAGGGTCGGCGGTTGTTCTGGTACGGGTTGTATGCCGTACAAGCCGAAAACCTCCGAGCATTTATTGATGTACTGCCTGAGTCCCTGCGGCCGGTCAAACAGCTTTCCGGTTTGGATATGCGGCTAGCAACTGGCTCGAGTCAGGACTATGTTTTAAAGCGGCCTTTGGAAAAAGAACATTTTAACCATCCCATATACGAAGAATACCAAGAGTCTGGGCAGCGGTATGCTTATTATGGGACGTTCGATTCATCCTTGTCGGAGAACAGCAACGCGCTGGCGGCTATCGCCGTGCGCGCACTGTCATTTTTTGACGAGGTTCTTGCGGGTCTTCGCGCTGCGCCGGCGGCAGTCGACCTTGGCCCACCTGATGAATCAGAGGTGTATACCGGCATAGAACGGCGCGTGGTCAAGCTGCACTTGTCACGAGAGCGTAGGCGAGATCTCGCCGAACGCTGCAAGCGGCGAGATAACTATCGGTGCCGAGTGTGCGAGATGACATTCAGAGAAGTGTATGGAGATATAGGACGGACTTTTGCTGAAGCACACCATGTCATCCCTCTCAGTAAACTGTCTAACACGGTGGAGTCCTCGATTGACGACCTCATTACTGTCTGTTCGAACTGCCATCAGATGCTACACCGGCTAGACGGTGAGGCTGGAGATGTGCCAAAGCTGCGAAGAATGATCCACCGCCCATGAGGAAATTACGGAAAGTTAAGGGAGCGCGAGTCGTTTCTTGTGCTTGAATCGACATGAATCACCGAGAGTCTGGCTCCATCGTCGCCGGTGCCAATGGTGGAGGTCCTAAGAAAGGCTTTCACGCCGTCTCACGCATCGCTCGCCTCTGACTTTCTGCCCCCCACCCCGCCGCTGATGGTTTGATCCTGTACCCGAGTCGTTTCTCTCTCTTTAATTGTTGTAAAATGTCTGTTTGAAGATGATTGTGGATTTCCTGAAACCGTGAATTCCGAGTAAGAGATGAACATCATCCGTGATTGTTTCGGTCGATCCGTCAGACTGACCGATGAGCGGGCGGCTCATATTCTCCGGCATGAAGAGATGGCTGGTATGGAGGCAGAGATCGAACGGGTGCTCCAATCGCCGGCCGAAGTGCGGGTATCTCGCTCAGATCACACTGTCCATCTATTTTATGAGTTTTATGCGCAAACGCAGGTTGGTGGGAAATGGCTCTGTGTCGTGGTAAAGTATCCTCCCGACGACGGGTTTGTGGTGACGGCCTACTTGACTGACCAACTCAAGGCAGGAGACACGATATGGCCGACAAAGTAAAAGTCTGGTTCGACCCTGAAGGCGATTTCCTGGAAGTGCAGTTCAGCGATGCGCCTGGGTTCATGCGTCCCACGGCCTACGAGGCCGTCATGGAACGGGTGGACGGGCAGGGGCATGTGTTGGGATTCAGTGTCCTCGGAGTCAGCCGGTTTAAAAAAGACCATCCTCTCGAAGCCGAACTCATGACCGGCACATAAGACTTGAGAGCTGACTCGATCAATTTCACGACATTTTTCGCTTTCTG from Nitrospira sp. encodes:
- a CDS encoding HNH endonuclease, which translates into the protein MSDVEDKEKLTMVAQEILRPLPVKLRGLANVRTEVKLKESYTKGWRVELGSLKHRSLRLEVWFCEYPKQGRRLFWYGLYAVQAENLRAFIDVLPESLRPVKQLSGLDMRLATGSSQDYVLKRPLEKEHFNHPIYEEYQESGQRYAYYGTFDSSLSENSNALAAIAVRALSFFDEVLAGLRAAPAAVDLGPPDESEVYTGIERRVVKLHLSRERRRDLAERCKRRDNYRCRVCEMTFREVYGDIGRTFAEAHHVIPLSKLSNTVESSIDDLITVCSNCHQMLHRLDGEAGDVPKLRRMIHRP
- a CDS encoding DUF4258 domain-containing protein, whose product is MNIIRDCFGRSVRLTDERAAHILRHEEMAGMEAEIERVLQSPAEVRVSRSDHTVHLFYEFYAQTQVGGKWLCVVVKYPPDDGFVVTAYLTDQLKAGDTIWPTK
- a CDS encoding restriction endonuclease subunit S, which produces MNAMQLLSHFDRICEAPDAIPRLRRFILDLAILGKLVMQDQKEEPASELLKRIQCNKAIAGFGRQPKKLQSSGGSSPFGIPASWEWTRLGTIADKLTDGSHNPPNDAGKGFPMLSSQNVLEGSVSFNNPSRYLSDADFKLEDARTRITTGDVLLTIVGSIGRSAVVPHHAPKFALQRSVAVIRTQLLPDFLSLQLRSPTVKMYFDEHGKGTAQKGIYLGKLAECPISVPPLAEQHRIVAKVEELMALCDRLETAQAERESRRDRLVASSLHWLNNGADPDAFRKHARFYFNHLPCLTMKSQHIQQLRQTILNLAVRGKLVPQDPHDESASVLLKRISAEKTKLAKEGKRKRDLELAPVDDMQAPFALPPSWIWTRFPELGVFGRGKSKHRPRNDRTLFDGGTHRLIQTGDVARSKGVIETYTSKYNDIGLAQSMKWPQGTLCITIAANIADSGILSFDACFPDSVVGFIPASQFPSAKYFEYFLRTAKTDLLAFAPATAQKNINLEILNAVLIPLPPLDEQQRIVAKVDELMALCDKLEAQLTTTQTESHRLLEAVLHEAIEQTA
- a CDS encoding DUF4917 family protein produces the protein MPRRQTKDQASGLTYAEVRERIGDTRSYLLLGNGFSIACSRMFKYSSLYESAVVAGLSPRAQLLFDKIGTNNFEGVMRLLDQADWIARTYGLVRKGTSEMLRDLEVIKQTLVEAVATSHLETPGDIEESRKRAAADFFSPYHIVFTTNYDLLPYWVVMAMGDPPPLEDCFRADQVEPSAPYLVFSQRLKDRRGLLYLHGGLHLFIAEGELRKHSWTRTGRRLTDLIREGLEEGQYPLFVAEGSPDKKLQQIQANGYLWYCMEKLRAIQSPLVIFGHSLGSSDEHIVDAIASNIELPEVYVSLYGDPEADVNVAIKAATQQMIIRRSRYSKRRKYRPLQAFFYSSDSVQVWG
- a CDS encoding DEAD/DEAH box helicase family protein, with the translated sequence MAALDKKSLSERDICTKFITPAVKQAGWDELSQIREEVGFTKGRIIVRGKLVTRGKAKRADYILYYKPNIPIALIEAKDNSYPVGGGMQQGLEYAATLDIPFVFSSNGDAFVFHDRTGQSEKREVELSLDAFPTPDALWQKYRDWKGLVPAQEEIVLQNYHDDASGKEPRYYQRIAINKTIEAIAKGRNRLLLVMATGTGKTYTAFQIIWRLWKAKRKKRILYLADRNVLIDQTMVNDFRPFGKTMAKLSTSSKTIEREDGNTVELPLAVDKKHRRIDTSYEIYLGLYQAITGPEDSQKLFRELSRDFFDLIVIDECHRGSAAADSAWREILDHFSSATQIGLTATPKETEYVSNIHYFGKPVYSYSLKEGIRDGFLAPYKVVKVHLDVDVEGYRPAKGETDKYGQEIEDRIYNQKDYDRSLVIDERTKRVARKVTEFLKESGDRFQKTIVFCVDVEHAARMRQALINENADLVQQNERYIMRITGDDAEGCAQLGNFIDPEARHPVIVTTSRLLSTGVDAQTCRLIVLDREVGSMTEFKQIVGRGTRVHEDTKKYYFTLIDFRKATNHFADSDFDGEPVQIYEPGQNDPVAPPDNVLPSTDPEDPIPPNPGEDERVVVDPAKPDITIPPGGTQPRKYYIHGDEVSVIAERVEYLDESGKLVTETLRDYSKNTLRKRYASLTAFLKQWNSTERKQAIIEELEQEGMMLEPLADEVGKDLDPFDLICHVAFDQPPLTRRERVENVRKRDIFTKYGKQARAVLEALLQKYQDEGVTSLDDPHILKISPFDAMGTPIELLKTFGGRPGFEQAVHELQSALYQGAA
- a CDS encoding class I SAM-dependent DNA methyltransferase, encoding MSVRNTVKSIQDIMRQDSGVDGDAQRISQLCWMFFLKIIDDQDLELEAMQKDYRSPIPKKFQWRTWAANPEGITGEPLMAFVNNELFPSLKELTGKDGRRRVVRDVFEDAYNYMKSGQLMRQVLNKINAIDFNSLTERQHFGDIYEQILADLQSAGNAGEYYTPRAVTAFMADRIDPHPGEILLDPACGTGGFLTCAIRHMRERYVKKPADEKKMQEALRACEKKQLPHMLCVTNMLLHNIEDPSFVRHDNTLARPYISYGQADRVDIVLTNPPFGGKEEDGIESNFPKHFQTRETADLFLALIVRLLKAGGRAAVVLPDGSLFGEGVKTRLKEHLMEECNLHTIVRLPNSVFKPYASIGTNLLFFEKGEPTKEIWFYEHRIPDGQKAYSMTKPIRFEHLKPCIEWWGGAKRKGRKKTEAAWKVTADEVKARSYNLDFKNPHTVADDHGDPEELLAKLNEAEKETSLLRDQLKAILEKALLR